In Novosphingobium sp. MMS21-SN21R, a single genomic region encodes these proteins:
- a CDS encoding SURF1 family protein: protein MRRLPIVPTIIVLIAVGVMIRLGVWQLDRMHEKEAMLARYTAAQAAGTEMPFPTKPDSVEAALYHHSALDCLGASNPTSRSGRNANGDAGIAQIVTCRLGNGASVEVVLGVGQTPATVAWAGGKVTGWIAPGPKLIADPPLAGLTANARPDPNDIPNNHWSYAIQWFLFAAVALIIYVIALRKRWRER, encoded by the coding sequence ATGCGCCGCCTGCCGATTGTCCCGACAATCATCGTCCTGATCGCGGTAGGCGTGATGATTCGCCTCGGCGTTTGGCAGCTTGACCGGATGCACGAGAAGGAGGCGATGCTGGCGCGCTATACAGCGGCGCAAGCGGCGGGGACGGAAATGCCGTTCCCGACCAAGCCAGACAGCGTTGAAGCAGCACTCTACCATCATTCCGCCCTCGATTGCCTCGGTGCAAGTAACCCGACGTCACGCTCCGGGCGCAACGCCAATGGTGACGCCGGTATCGCCCAGATCGTCACCTGCCGCCTTGGCAATGGCGCGAGTGTCGAAGTCGTCCTCGGTGTGGGCCAGACACCGGCTACGGTGGCTTGGGCTGGCGGCAAGGTCACGGGCTGGATTGCTCCCGGCCCGAAGCTCATTGCCGATCCCCCGCTGGCTGGTCTCACCGCCAACGCCCGCCCCGATCCTAACGACATCCCGAACAATCACTGGTCTTACGCGATCCAGTGGTTCCTCTTCGCTGCCGTCGCGCTGATCATCTACGTCATCGCGCTGCGCAAACGCTGGCGGGAGCGCTGA